From one Paenibacillus terrae HPL-003 genomic stretch:
- the tlp gene encoding small acid-soluble spore protein Tlp, whose product MAKPDNRADNVEHLQQSIQNTQQNLHEAEGYLNEFSSEISDEERKQIEEKNNRRKESIRSFRAEVKDEAAHSQE is encoded by the coding sequence ATGGCAAAACCAGATAATCGAGCCGACAATGTTGAACATTTGCAACAAAGTATTCAGAATACACAGCAGAACCTGCATGAAGCTGAAGGGTATCTGAACGAATTTTCCTCTGAAATCAGTGATGAGGAGCGTAAGCAAATCGAAGAAAAAAATAACCGCCGTAAAGAAAGTATTAGATCGTTTCGAGCAGAAGTGAAGGACGAAGCAGCACATTCTCAAGAGTAG
- a CDS encoding dioxygenase, whose product MTLPSIFVAHGSPTLALENNAYTSFLAELGASLPRPKGIVIFSAHWDSADQCIGADDQHAALHDFYGFPEQMYTLDYPAPGDPKLYEEIEHLFSQHNLFHQPVRNRGLDHGAWVVLRHIYPDADIPIVPLSIDSRRAPQEQYEIGRMLAPLRERGILIIGSGGLVHNLRTLKQTNEPADWAVQYDNWIGQQLQEWNLRNLFQYDKKAPYAKQAVPSYGIEHFSPLFYAMGAADDQHSAQKLFQSYVLGSLSLNCWAFGQERDT is encoded by the coding sequence ATGACATTACCCTCAATTTTTGTTGCGCACGGTTCACCGACACTGGCTTTAGAAAACAACGCATACACCAGCTTTCTTGCAGAGCTGGGCGCGAGCCTGCCCCGACCCAAAGGAATAGTCATTTTTTCCGCGCATTGGGATAGTGCTGATCAATGCATAGGCGCGGATGACCAGCATGCGGCGTTGCACGATTTCTATGGCTTTCCTGAACAAATGTACACACTTGATTACCCTGCACCAGGCGATCCGAAGCTGTATGAGGAGATAGAGCATCTGTTCAGTCAGCATAACCTGTTCCACCAGCCGGTACGGAACCGGGGACTGGATCATGGAGCATGGGTGGTTTTGCGGCATATATATCCTGATGCGGACATCCCGATCGTCCCGCTCTCCATTGATTCCCGGCGCGCTCCGCAGGAGCAATACGAGATTGGGCGGATGCTGGCACCGTTGCGTGAACGGGGCATTTTGATCATCGGTAGCGGTGGACTGGTCCACAACTTGCGAACACTCAAGCAGACGAATGAGCCGGCTGATTGGGCGGTTCAATATGATAACTGGATCGGTCAGCAGCTTCAGGAATGGAATTTACGTAATTTGTTCCAATATGATAAAAAGGCTCCTTATGCCAAACAGGCGGTTCCCTCTTATGGGATAGAGCATTTTTCGCCGCTGTTTTACGCGATGGGGGCTGCGGATGACCAGCACTCGGCGCAGAAGCTTTTTCAGTCCTATGTCTTGGGCTCACTGAGTCTCAATTGTTGGGCCTTCGGTCAAGAACGTGATACGTAA
- a CDS encoding ABC transporter substrate-binding protein, whose protein sequence is MLLRRKSMALMLMAVVLLAGLLQGCSGKADEKDGPGTELVLWTFNELHEKFFLQMADQWNQLHPDEPIVLKANTFPYDNHHSKLSIALQSGVGAPDIADIEVNKIGNFLKGIPQLVPLNPVIDPELKNIVPSRVQIYGKDGKYYGIDFHVGAEVMYYNKEILDQAGVNPDSIVTWADYAAAGKQVLAKTGKPMATVETNDLWNYWPMISQQKSDFLDDKGELTLDNETNIKTLEFLQQMVKDKIAIPAPGGGHHMEEYYGFMNKGGAASVWMPMWYMGRFTDYMPDLKGKIIIRPLPAWEKGGSRSAGMGGTGTVVTNQSKHQDLAMRFLAFAKLSKQGNVEIWKQLGFDPIRSEVWTMPEVKAKNKFTDYFGTNIFDTLIEVKDEINAVHIGPKTPDIASAVRNKILYRTLLNGEDPATVLHELADELR, encoded by the coding sequence ATGCTGCTGCGAAGAAAAAGCATGGCGTTGATGCTCATGGCGGTGGTTCTGCTGGCTGGACTGCTGCAAGGCTGTTCTGGCAAGGCCGACGAAAAGGATGGGCCGGGAACAGAACTGGTATTGTGGACGTTTAATGAACTGCATGAGAAGTTTTTTCTGCAAATGGCTGACCAATGGAACCAACTGCACCCTGATGAACCGATTGTTTTGAAAGCGAATACATTCCCTTATGATAACCACCACAGCAAGCTGTCGATTGCGTTGCAATCAGGGGTGGGCGCGCCGGATATCGCGGATATTGAGGTGAACAAGATCGGTAATTTCCTCAAAGGGATACCGCAACTGGTTCCGCTCAATCCGGTAATTGACCCGGAGCTGAAAAATATCGTGCCCTCCAGAGTGCAAATTTACGGTAAAGACGGTAAGTATTACGGCATTGATTTTCATGTCGGAGCCGAAGTGATGTATTACAATAAAGAAATTTTGGATCAGGCGGGGGTAAACCCGGATTCTATCGTAACGTGGGCAGATTATGCTGCGGCGGGCAAGCAAGTGCTGGCGAAGACGGGCAAGCCGATGGCGACCGTGGAAACGAATGACCTGTGGAATTACTGGCCGATGATCTCCCAGCAAAAATCGGATTTCTTGGATGACAAGGGTGAACTGACGCTGGATAACGAAACGAATATTAAAACGCTCGAATTTCTCCAGCAGATGGTGAAGGACAAAATCGCTATTCCCGCGCCGGGCGGCGGACACCATATGGAGGAATACTACGGGTTTATGAACAAAGGAGGGGCCGCTTCGGTGTGGATGCCGATGTGGTATATGGGACGTTTTACGGATTACATGCCTGACCTGAAAGGGAAAATCATCATCCGACCGTTGCCAGCGTGGGAAAAAGGCGGCTCTCGGTCAGCGGGGATGGGCGGAACGGGCACGGTGGTCACGAACCAATCGAAGCACCAGGATCTGGCGATGCGTTTTCTGGCTTTTGCCAAGCTGTCCAAGCAAGGGAATGTAGAGATTTGGAAGCAGCTTGGCTTTGATCCGATCCGCAGTGAAGTATGGACGATGCCGGAAGTCAAAGCGAAGAATAAGTTTACGGATTATTTCGGAACGAATATTTTTGATACGCTCATTGAGGTAAAAGATGAAATTAATGCGGTGCATATCGGACCGAAAACACCTGATATCGCCAGTGCAGTGCGCAATAAAATACTTTACCGAACACTGCTGAATGGTGAGGATCCGGCCACGGTGCTGCATGAGCTGGCAGATGAATTGAGATAG
- a CDS encoding carbohydrate ABC transporter permease — protein MVQKQKGPLSALLVVLFILFAGFALFPLFAVTLASFKPSTELLRYGLNLKLEWSIMSLKNYAFIFQGTTDYFQWYWNSVVITVLFTVLCLILSAMVGYGLEMYRFKLKNVIFTLVLVVMMIPVEIIMLPLYKLMIGMKLINTVWGVILPFVVAPIPIFFFRQYLSGVPKDFMDAARVDGCSEYGIFVRIMMPLMAPAFAAMAILQAMNSWNNFLWPMIVLRTNDMLTLPIGLSSLLTPYGNNYDVLIAGSVLAILPILVVFLFFQRYFIEGMTAGGVKG, from the coding sequence ATGGTTCAGAAGCAAAAAGGCCCGTTATCCGCACTGCTCGTTGTTCTGTTCATCCTGTTTGCAGGGTTTGCCCTGTTTCCGCTATTTGCCGTGACGCTTGCCTCCTTCAAGCCATCGACGGAGCTGCTGCGGTACGGCTTGAATCTCAAGCTGGAGTGGAGCATCATGTCCTTGAAAAATTACGCGTTCATCTTTCAGGGGACGACGGATTATTTTCAATGGTACTGGAACAGCGTTGTGATTACCGTCCTATTTACGGTGCTATGTCTGATATTGTCCGCCATGGTGGGCTATGGACTGGAAATGTATCGTTTCAAACTGAAAAATGTGATTTTTACGCTCGTACTGGTCGTGATGATGATTCCAGTAGAAATTATTATGCTTCCACTCTATAAGCTGATGATCGGCATGAAGCTGATCAATACGGTATGGGGCGTCATTCTGCCATTTGTTGTCGCGCCGATTCCGATCTTTTTCTTCCGTCAATATTTGAGCGGGGTGCCGAAGGATTTTATGGATGCTGCACGGGTTGACGGCTGTTCGGAGTATGGCATTTTCGTGCGGATTATGATGCCTCTAATGGCGCCCGCATTCGCGGCAATGGCTATTTTGCAGGCGATGAACAGTTGGAATAACTTCCTGTGGCCGATGATTGTACTTCGCACCAACGACATGCTGACGCTGCCGATTGGTCTGTCCAGTCTGCTGACGCCGTATGGTAATAATTATGATGTGCTGATCGCCGGGTCGGTGCTGGCTATTTTGCCAATTCTCGTTGTGTTCCTGTTCTTCCAGCGTTACTTTATTGAGGGAATGACCGCAGGCGGGGTAAAAGGATAA
- a CDS encoding FecCD family ABC transporter permease, whose amino-acid sequence MSRSLGTGDARRTKAWLVCMVLAGISFVVIVLGLNTGTIRIPPLRVLDTLFGGGSGRDHTVLFEYRLPRIVVTILAGAGLGAAGAVMQGLSRNALADPGVLGLHAGAALGLVMFVSFFRDLEGSAAVLIPLFTFAGGVVAAVLIVLLSYNRNRGIVPVRLILSGIGVASGLSAITLYWSLRLDEDTYAFTARWLAGSVWGRDWIHAAALLPWIVIVLPYVLSQTRSLNNLSLGDETAAGIGTSVKRQRLLLLGAAVALSSASVSMAGGIGFIGLIAPHLARRLVGPMYQHLLPVACFVGIVILVTADTIGRSVFQPNAIPAGVVVAVVGAPYFLFLLSRTK is encoded by the coding sequence GTGAGTCGCTCTTTAGGGACCGGGGATGCAAGAAGGACAAAAGCTTGGCTCGTCTGCATGGTTTTGGCGGGGATCAGCTTTGTTGTCATTGTTCTGGGTCTGAATACCGGAACGATTCGCATTCCACCGCTACGCGTGCTGGATACGCTATTTGGCGGGGGCAGCGGACGTGATCATACCGTTCTGTTCGAATACCGTCTGCCGCGTATCGTTGTAACGATACTGGCTGGGGCCGGATTGGGAGCAGCCGGAGCTGTTATGCAGGGCTTGTCGCGGAATGCACTCGCTGACCCGGGGGTGCTGGGGCTTCACGCGGGGGCTGCGTTGGGACTGGTGATGTTCGTCAGTTTCTTTCGCGATCTTGAAGGATCGGCAGCCGTGCTGATCCCCCTGTTTACTTTTGCAGGAGGTGTCGTGGCGGCGGTGCTGATTGTACTGTTGTCCTATAACCGGAACAGAGGAATCGTGCCTGTGCGTCTGATCCTGTCCGGCATCGGTGTAGCCTCGGGCCTCAGCGCTATAACGCTGTATTGGTCCTTGCGGCTTGATGAGGATACTTACGCGTTCACCGCACGTTGGTTGGCTGGTAGCGTATGGGGCCGGGACTGGATACATGCGGCGGCTTTGCTGCCGTGGATAGTTATTGTGTTGCCCTACGTTCTGTCACAGACGCGCAGCCTGAACAATCTGTCGCTGGGCGACGAGACGGCCGCTGGAATCGGTACGAGTGTGAAGCGTCAGCGTCTGTTGCTGCTGGGTGCAGCCGTGGCCCTATCCAGCGCCAGTGTGTCTATGGCTGGAGGTATTGGCTTCATTGGGCTGATTGCGCCTCATCTGGCTCGCCGTCTGGTTGGGCCAATGTATCAGCATTTGCTGCCGGTGGCCTGCTTTGTTGGAATCGTCATTTTGGTCACTGCGGATACGATTGGACGCTCTGTGTTTCAGCCGAATGCGATTCCGGCGGGTGTGGTGGTTGCTGTGGTAGGGGCTCCGTATTTTTTATTTTTGCTGTCCCGTACGAAATGA
- a CDS encoding FecCD family ABC transporter permease, which yields MQFKGRADNHAARTEGTAPEAAFVARPLLRAGRIRQALLFIGAAVLLALAMFAAISLGAKDLTLGTVWAAVFHYDRSLMAHQIIHELRLPRVLGAAVIGAALAVAGSLIQGITRNPLGDTGVLGINAGAMFVVAVSFAFFPNLPYGTLIVLSFLGALMSTLLVFGLGASAPGGLTPMRLTVSGAVTAALLGSMTSGIAIYFDLSQDLAFWYAGGVAGIKWSQLEILAPILLIVIAWSMGLARSISLISMGDEVALNLGLNLKRIRLLGLLTVVVLAGLSVSAAGAIGFVGLVIPHIARKLIGVDYRQIVPLSALLGAVLLVLADLGARMANPPEELAIGIMVSFIGVPFFLFLARKERRDL from the coding sequence ATGCAGTTTAAAGGAAGAGCAGACAATCATGCGGCTCGGACAGAAGGCACAGCTCCCGAAGCAGCCTTTGTAGCCCGGCCTTTACTCCGGGCGGGCCGGATTCGGCAGGCGCTGCTATTCATAGGTGCTGCTGTGCTGCTGGCCTTGGCCATGTTTGCCGCGATTTCCCTTGGAGCCAAGGACTTGACCTTAGGCACGGTATGGGCGGCGGTATTTCACTATGATCGTTCATTGATGGCGCATCAGATCATTCATGAGCTGAGATTACCACGTGTGCTTGGGGCGGCTGTCATCGGAGCTGCGCTGGCGGTAGCAGGCTCCCTGATTCAGGGTATTACGCGCAACCCGCTGGGAGATACAGGTGTGTTAGGCATTAACGCAGGAGCGATGTTCGTGGTCGCTGTGAGCTTTGCCTTTTTCCCTAATCTTCCTTATGGGACGTTAATCGTATTGTCATTCCTCGGGGCGCTGATGAGCACCTTGCTGGTATTTGGTCTGGGAGCTTCCGCGCCCGGAGGTTTGACGCCGATGAGACTGACCGTATCTGGAGCAGTGACGGCTGCTCTACTAGGCTCTATGACTTCGGGAATTGCGATTTATTTTGATCTGAGCCAGGATTTGGCCTTTTGGTATGCGGGCGGTGTCGCCGGAATCAAATGGTCGCAGCTTGAGATTCTTGCGCCGATTTTGCTGATTGTGATCGCTTGGTCGATGGGGCTGGCACGCTCTATTTCACTGATTTCGATGGGCGATGAGGTGGCGCTGAATCTTGGATTAAATCTCAAGCGTATCCGGCTGCTGGGTCTGCTGACCGTGGTGGTACTGGCCGGGTTGTCCGTGTCCGCCGCCGGGGCCATCGGCTTTGTAGGGCTGGTTATCCCGCATATTGCCCGCAAGCTGATCGGTGTGGATTATCGCCAGATTGTACCGCTGTCTGCGCTATTGGGAGCTGTGCTGCTGGTGTTGGCTGATTTGGGAGCGAGAATGGCGAATCCGCCGGAGGAGCTAGCTATTGGAATTATGGTGTCTTTTATTGGGGTGCCTTTTTTCCTCTTTCTCGCCCGTAAGGAAAGGAGGGATTTGTAG
- a CDS encoding glycoside hydrolase family 43 protein, producing the protein MLKSWKKSVQGKWARTAFAAVTSAALLLSVVPSASAEHWALTGDVAVHDPSITKEGNAWYIFSTGQGIQVQRSDDGRNFYRLPQIFLSPPSWWKSYVPKQKTNDVWAPDAQKYNGRVWVYYSISTFGSRTSAIGLTSATSIGAGSWRDDGLVLRTTDSNDYNAIDPNLVIDASGNPWLSFGSWNSGLKVTRLDKNTMKPTGQIYSIAKRTAGGLEAPHVTYRDGYYYLFASIDNCCQGVNSNYKIIYGRSKSITGPYEDKSGKKLMDGGGTVLDAGNDRWKGPGGQSIYNNSVIARHAYDATDNGNPKLLISDLKWDSAGWPTY; encoded by the coding sequence GTGTTGAAATCTTGGAAAAAATCAGTACAGGGTAAATGGGCCCGAACGGCGTTTGCTGCCGTAACCTCGGCTGCATTATTGCTATCAGTGGTGCCGTCGGCGTCGGCAGAGCATTGGGCGTTAACTGGTGACGTAGCGGTGCATGATCCGTCCATCACGAAGGAAGGCAATGCATGGTATATTTTCTCCACAGGGCAGGGGATACAGGTTCAAAGATCGGATGATGGACGTAATTTTTACAGATTGCCGCAAATATTCCTGTCGCCGCCATCATGGTGGAAATCGTATGTACCCAAGCAGAAGACTAATGATGTATGGGCACCGGATGCTCAAAAGTACAATGGACGAGTATGGGTTTACTACTCCATTTCTACTTTCGGGTCCCGCACTTCGGCCATTGGATTGACTTCTGCAACAAGTATAGGAGCCGGAAGCTGGAGAGATGACGGACTAGTGCTGCGTACGACGGATTCTAACGATTATAATGCCATTGACCCGAATCTGGTCATTGACGCTTCCGGTAACCCGTGGCTTTCCTTCGGCTCATGGAACTCAGGCTTGAAAGTGACACGTCTGGACAAAAATACGATGAAGCCTACGGGGCAGATTTATTCCATCGCGAAGCGTACCGCTGGCGGTCTGGAAGCTCCACATGTTACATACCGAGACGGTTATTATTATCTGTTTGCTTCCATTGATAACTGCTGCCAGGGTGTAAACAGTAATTACAAAATTATTTACGGTCGCTCCAAGAGTATCACCGGACCGTATGAGGACAAGAGTGGTAAAAAACTGATGGATGGCGGCGGAACTGTGCTGGATGCGGGGAATGACCGTTGGAAGGGACCGGGCGGTCAGTCTATTTATAACAATAGTGTGATTGCGCGTCATGCCTATGATGCGACTGATAACGGAAATCCAAAGTTGCTGATTAGTGATCTGAAATGGGACTCCGCAGGTTGGCCTACGTACTAA
- a CDS encoding alpha/beta hydrolase has protein sequence MERQIGIRFEHEELAATIHYPSNANEGDRQRRVPLVVICHGFVGNRIGVDRLFVKTARELAEGGYFVLRFDFAGCGESTGEYGKQGLESMINQTRTVLDYAVNCADIDPTKVTLIGHSLGGAVALLTAVRDKRVQNLVLWSAVGYPFNDIVKITERSVYDESVKSGKADYLGYKFTPSYFESLAQFQPFQEAVKFNGDVLVIHGTSDDIIPVDYAFLFQKVFWMRPEGRCDKEIIFQGDHTFSSGKERQRLIDRTLEWLDEQENIQRDWQHWMI, from the coding sequence ATGGAACGGCAAATTGGAATACGCTTTGAACATGAGGAGCTGGCCGCAACGATTCATTATCCAAGCAATGCGAATGAAGGAGACCGTCAGAGACGGGTACCGCTCGTAGTGATATGCCACGGATTTGTGGGCAATCGTATCGGGGTAGATCGGTTATTCGTGAAGACTGCTCGTGAGCTTGCAGAAGGGGGATATTTTGTCCTGCGCTTTGACTTTGCGGGTTGCGGGGAAAGTACGGGTGAATACGGCAAGCAAGGGCTGGAGTCGATGATTAATCAGACACGTACCGTGCTTGATTATGCCGTGAATTGTGCGGATATCGACCCGACCAAGGTGACGCTGATCGGTCACAGTCTGGGCGGCGCGGTCGCCCTTCTTACAGCAGTACGGGACAAGAGAGTACAAAATCTGGTGCTTTGGTCTGCGGTTGGCTACCCGTTCAATGACATTGTTAAAATTACGGAACGGAGCGTGTACGATGAGTCAGTGAAAAGCGGCAAGGCCGACTATCTGGGCTATAAGTTCACACCTTCATATTTTGAGTCGCTTGCCCAGTTCCAGCCGTTTCAGGAGGCTGTCAAGTTTAACGGGGATGTACTCGTTATTCACGGAACCTCGGATGATATCATTCCTGTGGACTATGCATTCCTGTTCCAAAAGGTATTTTGGATGCGTCCAGAGGGACGCTGCGACAAAGAGATTATTTTTCAGGGAGACCACACCTTCTCTTCCGGTAAAGAGCGGCAGCGGTTGATCGACCGGACGTTGGAATGGCTGGATGAGCAGGAGAATATTCAGCGGGATTGGCAGCACTGGATGATCTGA
- a CDS encoding carbohydrate ABC transporter permease, producing MATPVHTNANVPTGQPPKPQRPTRSRWSRFIHSSRTAPYVFVLPFVLSFALFFAYPVISTVIMSFQEVLPGITTYVGLENYKDLINPTFGKAILNSVLYTLLTLVVLIPLPLVLAVLLNSPKMPGRGLFRSVMFIPALTSVVVAGTIFRLMFGELDGSLMNSLLGVFGLEPYKWLMNANTGFLALIVLALWRWLGVNMLYYMSGLQNIPPELYEAAQIDGASRFDSFWRITIPMLKPVTIYVFTISIYAGLSMFTESYMLWNGNNSPNDIGLTIVGYLYRQGLEQNSMGFGAAVGIVLLVFTLLLNLVQLKFFGLFRKED from the coding sequence ATGGCAACGCCCGTTCATACGAACGCAAATGTACCGACAGGTCAGCCGCCGAAGCCTCAGCGTCCGACCAGAAGCCGATGGAGCCGCTTTATTCATTCCAGCCGCACGGCGCCGTATGTGTTTGTACTTCCGTTTGTCCTGTCCTTTGCACTGTTTTTTGCCTATCCGGTCATCTCAACGGTCATTATGAGCTTTCAGGAAGTGCTGCCTGGCATAACGACGTATGTCGGACTGGAAAATTATAAAGATTTGATCAATCCCACGTTTGGAAAAGCGATTCTGAACAGCGTTCTGTATACCCTGCTTACGCTGGTGGTGCTGATTCCGCTGCCGCTGGTGCTGGCGGTATTGCTGAATTCGCCTAAAATGCCGGGCAGAGGACTGTTTCGCTCGGTGATGTTTATACCTGCACTGACCTCGGTGGTGGTCGCGGGAACGATTTTCCGGCTCATGTTCGGGGAATTGGACGGCTCGCTGATGAATTCCTTGCTGGGTGTGTTCGGTCTGGAGCCGTACAAATGGCTGATGAACGCCAACACCGGATTTTTAGCGTTGATCGTACTGGCCTTGTGGAGATGGCTGGGCGTGAACATGCTGTATTACATGTCGGGACTGCAAAACATTCCCCCCGAGCTGTATGAAGCCGCACAGATTGATGGAGCCAGTCGCTTTGATTCCTTTTGGCGGATTACGATTCCGATGCTAAAACCAGTGACGATCTACGTATTTACGATTAGTATTTATGCGGGGTTGTCAATGTTTACGGAGAGCTACATGCTGTGGAACGGGAACAACTCTCCGAATGATATCGGCTTAACGATTGTCGGTTATCTGTACCGTCAAGGTCTGGAGCAAAACAGTATGGGCTTCGGAGCCGCAGTAGGCATTGTATTGCTCGTATTTACGCTGCTGCTGAACCTGGTCCAGCTCAAATTTTTCGGCTTGTTTCGGAAGGAGGACTAA
- the ilvA gene encoding threonine ammonia-lyase IlvA: MEPTETQKIDPTPMASTVSMEDIVRAHHMLREVIVRTPLQRDAVLSAKYNCNVYLKREDLQVVRSFKIRGAYNMIRSLTPEQMEKGIVCASAGNHAQGVAFSCNALGIHGKIFMPSTTPNQKVKQVRRFGGNSVEVILTGDTFDDAYDEAIKVCSEQEMTFIHPFDQPKIIAGNGTIAMEVMESLDTPADYVFVTIGGGGLAAGVGTYFKTVSPSTKVIGVEPLGAASMTEAMRLNKVVTLEQIDKFVDGAAVKRVGQLTYDICTRTLDDIVKVPEGKACTAILELYNENAIVVEPAGSLPVAALDMYREQIQGKTVVCIVSGGNNDIDRMQEIKERSLIYEGLKYYFMVNFPQRAGALREFLQDVLGPDDDITRFEYTKKNDKENGPALVGIELFHKEDYLPLIERMNRKGLKYTELNKNEDLFNMLI, from the coding sequence ATGGAACCAACAGAAACCCAGAAAATCGATCCGACCCCGATGGCGTCAACCGTCAGCATGGAGGATATTGTACGGGCGCATCATATGTTGCGTGAGGTGATTGTACGTACACCTTTGCAGCGGGATGCCGTCCTGTCGGCCAAATATAACTGTAACGTGTATCTGAAGAGAGAGGATCTCCAGGTTGTGCGTTCCTTTAAAATCCGTGGAGCCTACAACATGATTCGCAGCCTGACTCCCGAGCAGATGGAAAAGGGTATCGTGTGTGCGAGTGCGGGGAATCATGCGCAAGGTGTGGCTTTTTCATGTAATGCGCTGGGCATTCACGGTAAAATATTCATGCCGAGCACAACGCCTAATCAGAAGGTGAAGCAGGTTCGTCGCTTTGGCGGCAACAGTGTGGAGGTCATTTTGACCGGGGATACGTTCGACGATGCATACGATGAGGCGATAAAGGTGTGCAGTGAGCAGGAGATGACCTTTATCCATCCGTTTGACCAGCCGAAAATTATAGCGGGCAACGGTACGATTGCGATGGAAGTAATGGAAAGCTTGGATACGCCAGCGGATTATGTGTTCGTAACCATTGGCGGTGGCGGTTTGGCGGCAGGCGTAGGCACGTATTTCAAAACGGTCAGTCCCTCCACTAAGGTAATTGGCGTAGAACCGCTTGGCGCGGCGTCGATGACGGAAGCGATGCGTTTGAACAAGGTGGTTACGCTGGAGCAAATAGACAAGTTCGTTGACGGAGCCGCTGTTAAGCGTGTCGGTCAGTTAACGTATGACATTTGTACACGTACCCTGGACGATATTGTGAAGGTACCGGAAGGTAAGGCGTGTACTGCGATTTTGGAATTGTATAATGAAAATGCGATTGTTGTGGAGCCTGCGGGTTCGTTGCCTGTAGCAGCATTGGATATGTATCGTGAACAGATTCAGGGCAAAACGGTTGTCTGCATCGTCAGCGGTGGCAACAACGATATTGACCGTATGCAGGAGATTAAGGAACGGTCCCTGATTTACGAAGGACTGAAGTATTATTTTATGGTAAATTTCCCGCAAAGAGCAGGAGCGCTGCGTGAGTTTCTTCAGGATGTGCTTGGACCGGACGATGATATAACAAGGTTTGAGTATACGAAAAAGAACGACAAGGAGAATGGCCCGGCGCTGGTTGGCATTGAGCTGTTTCACAAGGAAGACTATCTTCCTTTGATTGAACGAATGAACCGCAAGGGGCTCAAATATACGGAATTGAACAAAAACGAAGATCTGTTTAATATGCTGATTTAA
- a CDS encoding ABC transporter substrate-binding protein, producing MKRNGSNYSGFKRSWVGMVLILCMVMLSACGQAADNKAADTKAADKGEQTVSADSRIASMSIHLTNNLLALGITPAGSVIGGDVKDFLPHVKDRLQNTRKLGVVTDPDMEDVLDLQPDHIFLDKKYSGTDVAKYEKIAPTEVFDLDEGTWRDQLKKIAVMVKHEAQADAFLKDYDAQQERVKKLIHQKIGDGTVMAIRVTAKEVRVMGMKRPVGPLLYQDLGLKPAKGVEKINKAYQVVSQEVLPDYDADAIFVIISKGADAQKVYTQLEGNAVWQGLKAVKQGHVYMLDGQPWLDYSAMGHKIALDNAEQLFSK from the coding sequence ATGAAAAGAAATGGTTCCAATTATTCAGGATTCAAGCGTTCATGGGTGGGCATGGTTCTTATTTTATGTATGGTGATGCTGTCCGCTTGTGGACAAGCAGCAGACAACAAAGCTGCCGATACGAAAGCGGCGGACAAGGGGGAGCAAACGGTTAGCGCGGATTCGCGTATTGCTTCCATGTCCATTCATTTAACGAACAATTTGCTGGCGCTGGGCATTACTCCGGCTGGTTCGGTCATTGGCGGAGATGTTAAGGACTTTTTGCCTCATGTAAAAGATCGCCTCCAAAATACCCGCAAGCTGGGTGTTGTCACAGACCCGGATATGGAAGACGTGCTGGATCTGCAACCTGACCATATTTTTCTCGACAAAAAATATTCGGGAACCGATGTAGCCAAGTATGAGAAAATCGCACCGACCGAGGTCTTTGATCTGGACGAGGGCACATGGAGGGACCAACTGAAAAAAATAGCCGTTATGGTCAAGCATGAAGCACAGGCGGACGCTTTCCTGAAAGATTACGACGCCCAACAGGAACGGGTTAAAAAGCTGATCCATCAAAAAATCGGCGATGGAACCGTTATGGCTATTCGTGTTACGGCGAAGGAAGTCCGCGTAATGGGCATGAAGCGCCCGGTAGGACCGCTGTTGTATCAGGATTTGGGCTTGAAGCCAGCCAAGGGCGTAGAGAAGATCAACAAAGCTTATCAGGTCGTATCTCAGGAGGTTTTGCCGGATTATGATGCCGATGCGATCTTTGTCATTATCAGTAAAGGAGCGGATGCCCAAAAGGTATACACGCAACTGGAAGGAAACGCGGTATGGCAAGGACTCAAAGCAGTGAAGCAGGGTCATGTCTACATGCTGGACGGACAGCCTTGGCTGGACTATTCGGCGATGGGACACAAAATCGCTCTGGATAATGCAGAGCAACTCTTTTCCAAATAA